One window of the Vigna radiata var. radiata cultivar VC1973A chromosome 1, Vradiata_ver6, whole genome shotgun sequence genome contains the following:
- the LOC106778698 gene encoding GTP 3',8-cyclase, mitochondrial-like isoform X1, producing MDGIKIIGGGTFDGVGKESWKTATDCKADPSATCIRNPSRPMVTIITKQMKQFPSLKRVQDHPTDTTKNFTIDGHEGRVSFITSMTEHFCAGCNRLRLLADGNFKVCLFGPSEVSLRDPLRCGAEDHELREIIGAAVSYIHSRPPE from the exons ATGGATGGTATAAAAATCATCGGTGGTGGTACTTTTGATGGTGTCGGTAAGGAATCATGGAAAACGGCTACCGACTGTAAAGCAGACCCCAGCGCAACCTGCATCAGAAACCCTTCT AGACCCATGGTAACCATCATTACCAAACAGATGAAACAGTTTCCAAGCTTAAAAAGAGTTCAGGACCACCCTACAGATACAACCAAAAATTTCACAATAGATGGGCACGAAGGTAGAGTTTCGTTTATCACATCAATGACTGAGCATTTCTGTGCTGGTTGCAATAGATTGCGACTACTTGCTGATGGAAACTTTAAAGTCTGTTTATTTGGTCCTTCGGAG GTTAGTTTAAGAGATCCCTTGAGATGTGGTGCAGAGGATCATGAACTTAGGGAGATAATAGGAGCAGCG
- the LOC106778698 gene encoding GTP 3',8-cyclase, mitochondrial-like isoform X2 gives MDGIKIIGGGTFDGVGKESWKTATDCKADPSATCIRNPSMKQFPSLKRVQDHPTDTTKNFTIDGHEGRVSFITSMTEHFCAGCNRLRLLADGNFKVCLFGPSEVSLRDPLRCGAEDHELREIIGAAVSYIHSRPPE, from the exons ATGGATGGTATAAAAATCATCGGTGGTGGTACTTTTGATGGTGTCGGTAAGGAATCATGGAAAACGGCTACCGACTGTAAAGCAGACCCCAGCGCAACCTGCATCAGAAACCCTTCT ATGAAACAGTTTCCAAGCTTAAAAAGAGTTCAGGACCACCCTACAGATACAACCAAAAATTTCACAATAGATGGGCACGAAGGTAGAGTTTCGTTTATCACATCAATGACTGAGCATTTCTGTGCTGGTTGCAATAGATTGCGACTACTTGCTGATGGAAACTTTAAAGTCTGTTTATTTGGTCCTTCGGAG GTTAGTTTAAGAGATCCCTTGAGATGTGGTGCAGAGGATCATGAACTTAGGGAGATAATAGGAGCAGCG